The following coding sequences are from one Rutidosis leptorrhynchoides isolate AG116_Rl617_1_P2 chromosome 11, CSIRO_AGI_Rlap_v1, whole genome shotgun sequence window:
- the LOC139877625 gene encoding uncharacterized protein isoform X3: protein MCNEFTVQVYVGLNNLKIRVLDVNGSEDGFSELKQYAKRDELKSTDLNVHLMVIDGLKVTCTLWAALASKYLLFLNVWLVIPLEKTLSKVPRLILINLIKS from the exons ATGTGTAATGAATTTACTGTTCAG GTTTACGTTGGTCTCAACAATTTAAAAATCAGGGTTTTAG ATGTTAATGGTAGTGAAGATGGTTTTAGTGAGCTTAAGCAGTATGCCAAGCGTGATGAGCTGAAATCTACTGACCTCAATGTCCACTTGATGGTTATAGA TGGTCTCAAGGTTACATGCACATTATGGGCTGCACTTGCAAGTAAATACTTACTATTCTTAAACGTGTGGTTGGTGATCCCtttagaaaagacgttgagcaagGTCCCGAG GTTGATTCTGATCAATTTGATAAAATCTTGA
- the LOC139877625 gene encoding uncharacterized protein isoform X1: protein MFRCIIFPIKLFPSLQVYVGLNNLKIRVLGEGLTADVNGSEDGFSELKQYAKRDELKSTDLNVHLMVIDGLKVTCTLWAALASKYLLFLNVWLVIPLEKTLSKVPRLILINLIKS, encoded by the exons ATGTTCAGATGCATCATCTTTCCAATAAAGCTTTTTCCATCTTTACAGGTTTACGTTGGTCTCAACAATTTAAAAATCAGGGTTTTAGGTGAGGGTTTGACTGCTG ATGTTAATGGTAGTGAAGATGGTTTTAGTGAGCTTAAGCAGTATGCCAAGCGTGATGAGCTGAAATCTACTGACCTCAATGTCCACTTGATGGTTATAGA TGGTCTCAAGGTTACATGCACATTATGGGCTGCACTTGCAAGTAAATACTTACTATTCTTAAACGTGTGGTTGGTGATCCCtttagaaaagacgttgagcaagGTCCCGAG GTTGATTCTGATCAATTTGATAAAATCTTGA
- the LOC139877625 gene encoding uncharacterized protein isoform X2, with protein sequence MFRCIIFPIKLFPSLQVYVGLNNLKIRVLDVNGSEDGFSELKQYAKRDELKSTDLNVHLMVIDGLKVTCTLWAALASKYLLFLNVWLVIPLEKTLSKVPRLILINLIKS encoded by the exons ATGTTCAGATGCATCATCTTTCCAATAAAGCTTTTTCCATCTTTACAGGTTTACGTTGGTCTCAACAATTTAAAAATCAGGGTTTTAG ATGTTAATGGTAGTGAAGATGGTTTTAGTGAGCTTAAGCAGTATGCCAAGCGTGATGAGCTGAAATCTACTGACCTCAATGTCCACTTGATGGTTATAGA TGGTCTCAAGGTTACATGCACATTATGGGCTGCACTTGCAAGTAAATACTTACTATTCTTAAACGTGTGGTTGGTGATCCCtttagaaaagacgttgagcaagGTCCCGAG GTTGATTCTGATCAATTTGATAAAATCTTGA